A portion of the Syntrophus gentianae genome contains these proteins:
- a CDS encoding DUF364 domain-containing protein encodes MELDERMYRFFEDRARDVLVETVTLGLGYSAVTTSDGGIGIAYTYFVNKGSCTFIGKYYDFEGKPALELLEKIKSPHPLEKTMAVALVNALNYQHALSLPEDKDNSVLLESFQIGEKTRVAMVGDFAPVARIMEERGALLEVIDIARNIGNKADFYDKLKNWAQVMILTSTSILNNTAEEIFQYTGKGVKTVLLGPSTPMIGEVFSHLPVHMLAGTVPIDKDRVLKAVRHGVGTRVIQRFSRKSYLSLL; translated from the coding sequence ATGGAACTGGATGAACGAATGTACCGTTTTTTTGAGGACAGAGCCCGGGATGTTCTTGTTGAAACTGTGACCCTGGGGCTCGGCTATTCGGCCGTGACCACCTCTGACGGGGGGATCGGCATCGCCTATACCTATTTTGTCAACAAGGGAAGCTGCACCTTTATCGGCAAATACTATGATTTCGAGGGAAAGCCGGCCCTGGAGCTTCTGGAAAAAATCAAAAGCCCTCATCCCCTTGAGAAGACCATGGCCGTTGCCCTTGTAAATGCCCTCAACTACCAGCATGCCCTTTCCCTGCCGGAAGATAAGGATAACTCGGTCCTTTTGGAAAGCTTTCAGATCGGGGAGAAAACGCGGGTCGCCATGGTCGGTGATTTCGCACCCGTGGCCAGGATTATGGAAGAAAGGGGCGCTCTTCTGGAGGTCATCGATATCGCCAGGAACATCGGGAACAAGGCGGATTTTTACGACAAGCTCAAGAACTGGGCACAGGTGATGATTCTAACCTCGACTTCGATTTTGAACAACACGGCGGAAGAAATTTTCCAATATACCGGCAAGGGGGTGAAAACCGTTCTGCTTGGTCCCAGCACGCCCATGATCGGGGAAGTCTTTTCGCACCTGCCGGTGCACATGCTGGCCGGTACGGTGCCGATCGACAAGGACAGGGTGCTCAAAGCAGTCCGTCATGGTGTGGGAACAAGGGTCATCCAGAGGTTCAGCCGGAAATCCTATCTTTCTTTACTGTGA
- a CDS encoding gamma carbonic anhydrase family protein, whose amino-acid sequence MAIYSYGDRVPRIGKNVYVSDSARVIGDVEIGDECYIGHGVILRGDYGSIRLGPGTAIEENAVIHIRPDGLSVLGERVTVGHGAIVHGDRIDDFAVIGMGAVISLHSEVGKWAIVGEGAVIPMDTKIPAEKIVGGVPGKVIGDVLPRHKEFWTWGKQLYVDLAKAYPEKFKRLD is encoded by the coding sequence ATGGCGATTTATTCATACGGGGACCGGGTGCCCAGGATCGGCAAGAATGTTTATGTCAGCGATTCGGCCCGGGTGATTGGAGATGTTGAAATTGGCGATGAGTGTTACATCGGCCATGGTGTCATCCTACGGGGGGATTATGGCAGCATCCGATTGGGTCCGGGCACGGCCATCGAGGAAAATGCCGTGATTCATATCCGCCCGGACGGACTGAGTGTTCTTGGGGAGCGGGTGACTGTCGGTCACGGGGCGATTGTGCACGGCGATCGGATCGATGATTTCGCTGTCATCGGAATGGGGGCAGTGATCAGCCTGCATTCCGAGGTTGGGAAATGGGCCATTGTCGGCGAAGGTGCGGTTATTCCCATGGACACCAAGATTCCTGCGGAAAAAATCGTCGGGGGCGTACCGGGAAAGGTGATCGGCGATGTCCTGCCCAGGCACAAGGAGTTCTGGACATGGGGCAAACAGCTCTACGTAGATCTCGCCAAGGCATATCCGGAAAAGTTCAAACGTCTCGATTAG